A window of the Desulforapulum autotrophicum HRM2 genome harbors these coding sequences:
- a CDS encoding methyl-accepting chemotaxis protein: MIHSVNSSPLTPSKGVESSNHGKQATGSGFQEVLETVTRETSDPTGTQTTQSASALQEITAPGFDLESDTPAIQGMTDELLDMLDQYTDRLGNGETSLKDLDPMLNAIRDHAATLLEKTTNATDTDAELKEIAVQSALVANNAYVKFQRGDYL, encoded by the coding sequence ATGATACATTCGGTGAATTCATCCCCCCTTACCCCGTCAAAGGGGGTGGAGAGCAGTAACCATGGAAAACAGGCAACAGGTAGCGGTTTCCAGGAAGTTCTGGAGACTGTGACCCGGGAAACATCAGACCCCACAGGAACCCAAACCACCCAATCGGCATCAGCCCTGCAGGAGATAACCGCCCCGGGGTTTGATCTTGAATCTGACACCCCGGCCATTCAGGGAATGACCGATGAACTTCTGGACATGCTTGACCAATACACAGACCGGCTTGGAAACGGTGAAACCAGTCTCAAGGACCTTGATCCCATGCTTAACGCCATCAGAGACCATGCCGCCACCCTGCTTGAAAAGACCACGAATGCCACGGACACGGACGCCGAACTCAAGGAGATCGCCGTCCAGAGTGCCCTGGTGGCAAACAACGCATATGTTAAATTCCAGCGGGGAGATTACCTTTAA
- the hisF gene encoding imidazole glycerol phosphate synthase subunit HisF, with amino-acid sequence MLSKRIIPCLDVRAGKTTKGIKFQNNVEIGDPVEMAKFYYEAGADELVFYDITASHEQRGIMIDVVKKVAETIFIPFSVGGGISTLEGMRAVLLAGAEKVSVNSAAVKNPDIIRQGSRAFGNQCVVLGMDVKHVGEKPGIASGYEIVINGGRSYTGMDAIAWALKAQDLGAGEICLNSIDADGTKDGYEINLTRLVSDAVDIPVIASGGAGTPAHLAHVLDQGRADAALIASMVHFGTYTVNQIKGYLHDHGVKVRKTW; translated from the coding sequence ATGCTGAGTAAACGAATTATCCCCTGTCTGGACGTAAGGGCGGGAAAAACGACAAAGGGCATAAAATTTCAGAACAACGTTGAGATCGGTGATCCCGTTGAAATGGCAAAATTCTACTATGAAGCGGGTGCCGATGAGCTGGTTTTTTATGATATTACCGCCTCCCATGAACAGCGCGGTATTATGATTGACGTGGTAAAAAAGGTTGCTGAAACCATTTTTATCCCTTTTTCCGTGGGTGGGGGGATCAGTACCCTTGAGGGGATGCGGGCCGTGCTTCTTGCCGGTGCTGAAAAGGTGAGTGTGAACTCGGCTGCCGTGAAAAACCCCGATATCATCCGGCAGGGATCCCGTGCCTTTGGCAACCAGTGTGTGGTGCTTGGTATGGATGTCAAACACGTTGGTGAAAAGCCGGGGATTGCCTCGGGTTATGAGATCGTCATCAATGGCGGAAGGAGTTATACGGGCATGGACGCTATTGCCTGGGCGCTCAAGGCGCAGGATCTCGGTGCAGGAGAGATCTGTCTTAATTCAATTGATGCCGACGGCACGAAAGACGGATACGAGATAAATCTGACCCGCCTTGTTTCAGACGCCGTTGATATCCCCGTCATCGCCTCAGGAGGTGCGGGCACGCCGGCTCACCTTGCCCATGTCCTGGACCAGGGCAGAGCCGATGCTGCCTTGATCGCATCCATGGTTCATTTTGGAACTTATACGGTGAACCAGATCAAGGGCTATCTCCACGACCATGGGGTTAAGGTGAGGAAGACCTGGTAG
- the hisH gene encoding imidazole glycerol phosphate synthase subunit HisH — translation MITIVDYGGGNLTSVARAVSFLGFTPCITGDADEIRTADRIIFPGVGAAGAAMTAMEQGGIDLAMKEAFNAGVPMLGICVGCQIIMDQSQENDAVCLGLIPGEVRAFPQRMPSPEGGRLKVPHMGWNGLTVIRDHPLLQGVKKDDEFYFVHSYFPVPKDEGAVFGTTDYGVSFTSALGMDNLFATQFHLEKSGEPGLLILKNFCVWKPC, via the coding sequence ATGATAACAATTGTTGATTATGGTGGAGGGAATCTGACAAGCGTTGCCAGGGCAGTTTCCTTTCTTGGGTTCACCCCGTGTATCACTGGGGATGCAGACGAGATAAGAACGGCCGATCGAATTATTTTTCCGGGTGTCGGTGCTGCCGGTGCTGCCATGACTGCCATGGAACAGGGTGGAATTGATCTTGCCATGAAAGAAGCCTTTAACGCCGGTGTTCCCATGCTTGGCATCTGTGTTGGTTGCCAGATTATCATGGACCAAAGCCAGGAAAATGACGCGGTTTGTCTTGGGCTGATCCCAGGAGAGGTCAGGGCTTTTCCCCAACGAATGCCGTCCCCTGAAGGGGGCCGTCTAAAGGTACCCCACATGGGGTGGAACGGTCTGACTGTGATCCGGGATCATCCCCTTTTGCAGGGGGTTAAAAAGGACGACGAGTTTTACTTTGTTCATTCCTATTTCCCTGTTCCCAAAGATGAAGGAGCTGTGTTTGGCACCACGGATTACGGAGTGTCGTTCACTTCGGCCCTTGGAATGGACAATCTTTTTGCAACGCAGTTTCACCTTGAAAAAAGTGGTGAACCTGGACTTTTAATTTTGAAAAATTTTTGTGTGTGGAAACCATGCTGA
- the mazG gene encoding nucleoside triphosphate pyrophosphohydrolase yields the protein MGKTENDHVKKGLNGLIEIIQTLRGDQGCPWDRKQTPETMWKCLIEEVYELLEAIEKDDAADVCDELGDVLFQLVFIAELYRERGAFDIFDAISKSAQKMIRRHPHVYADLILDSEEALFQRWEKIKGEEKKQAGKLPAASALDSVPSGMTALLRSYKISERAVRSGFDWDSMAGVIEKVEEEWKEFTQALATGDKDEIAMEFGDILFTLSNVARFAGIHPETALARSTEKFEQRFRLMETLAAKGQGEIKDLSRTEKDSLWDEAKKAYDNNC from the coding sequence TTGGGAAAAACAGAAAATGACCACGTCAAAAAGGGTCTGAACGGACTTATCGAAATCATCCAGACCCTCAGGGGGGATCAGGGTTGCCCCTGGGATAGGAAACAGACCCCTGAGACCATGTGGAAATGCCTTATAGAGGAGGTATATGAACTCCTTGAGGCCATTGAAAAGGATGATGCCGCCGATGTATGCGATGAACTTGGAGATGTCCTGTTCCAGTTGGTGTTCATTGCCGAACTGTATCGGGAAAGGGGGGCTTTTGACATCTTTGACGCCATCTCTAAGAGTGCTCAAAAGATGATCCGCCGTCACCCCCATGTTTACGCGGATTTAATCCTGGACAGTGAGGAGGCGCTTTTCCAGCGGTGGGAGAAAATCAAGGGGGAGGAAAAAAAACAGGCGGGTAAATTGCCCGCAGCCTCGGCCCTGGATTCGGTCCCTTCTGGAATGACGGCGCTTTTGAGATCCTACAAGATTTCGGAACGGGCTGTCAGATCCGGGTTTGACTGGGACAGCATGGCGGGTGTCATTGAAAAGGTGGAGGAGGAGTGGAAGGAATTTACCCAGGCCCTTGCAACGGGCGATAAGGACGAAATCGCCATGGAGTTTGGGGATATCCTCTTTACCCTTTCCAATGTGGCAAGGTTTGCCGGGATTCATCCTGAAACGGCCCTGGCCCGTTCCACGGAGAAATTTGAGCAACGTTTCAGGCTGATGGAAACCCTTGCCGCTAAAGGACAGGGGGAGATCAAGGATCTTTCAAGAACAGAAAAGGACAGTTTATGGGACGAGGCAAAGAAGGCTTATGATAACAATTGTTGA
- a CDS encoding CvpA family protein has translation MNLFDVIILVVVSFCLVRGLFRGFIREVSSIVGVLAGFYGAGTYYPLVAPFLNQWVDNPGYRKIISFFVLFCGILIAVNLVAALIRYLLNIVFLGWVDRLCGLVFGAAKGLLIVSILLIVVTILLPRNTAFVSESRLCPHVVMVSEVLSVFVPQEMQHQLHLKIEGIKKSWEKQKMTTSKRV, from the coding sequence ATGAATTTGTTCGATGTTATCATTTTAGTGGTTGTTTCATTCTGTCTTGTGCGCGGACTGTTCAGAGGGTTTATCCGTGAGGTATCTTCCATCGTCGGCGTGCTTGCGGGATTTTATGGCGCCGGCACCTACTACCCCCTTGTGGCACCTTTTTTGAACCAATGGGTGGACAATCCAGGATATCGGAAAATAATTTCATTTTTCGTATTGTTCTGTGGCATTCTGATTGCTGTCAACCTTGTGGCTGCCCTGATCAGATATCTGTTGAACATCGTTTTTCTGGGATGGGTGGACCGTTTGTGCGGCTTGGTTTTTGGGGCGGCAAAGGGGTTGCTCATTGTCTCGATACTGCTGATTGTTGTGACCATATTGTTGCCTAGGAACACAGCCTTTGTTTCTGAATCCCGCCTTTGCCCCCATGTGGTAATGGTTTCAGAAGTCCTGTCCGTTTTTGTGCCACAGGAGATGCAGCACCAATTACATTTAAAGATTGAAGGGATAAAAAAGAGTTGGGAAAAACAGAAAATGACCACGTCAAAAAGGGTCTGA
- a CDS encoding PhoH family protein, translating to MKTIILNNIDMAQELFGRHNDNISKIADTTETKIDVRGNELHLRGKETDVLVAENIIHQLYELVKKRYSLNPTDIESAAKALRLDSTCKLATIFLDTIFTTVKNRPITPRNPAQKRYVDAARKNDIVFSIGPAGTGKTYLAMAMAVAAFTRGEINRIVLTRPAVEAGETLGFLPGDLAEKINPYLRPLYDALYDMLAFDRARELIEQGTIEIAPLAFMRGRTLNNSFIILDEAQNTSSEQMKMFLTRIGYSSRAVITGDITQIDLPRGKKSGLVEAKNILQGIEGLEFVYFTREDVVRHRLVSRIIQAYERSTKTGKNLKK from the coding sequence ATGAAAACCATAATCTTAAACAACATCGATATGGCCCAGGAGCTGTTTGGCCGCCACAACGATAACATCTCAAAAATAGCAGACACCACTGAAACAAAAATCGACGTCAGGGGCAACGAACTTCACCTCAGGGGAAAGGAGACAGACGTCCTTGTTGCCGAAAACATCATCCACCAGCTCTACGAGCTTGTCAAAAAGCGTTACAGCCTCAACCCCACGGACATCGAATCCGCAGCAAAGGCCCTTCGCCTTGACAGCACCTGCAAACTTGCCACCATTTTTTTAGACACTATTTTCACCACGGTCAAGAACCGCCCCATCACCCCGAGAAATCCCGCCCAGAAACGCTACGTTGATGCGGCAAGGAAAAACGACATTGTCTTCTCAATCGGGCCTGCTGGAACCGGCAAGACCTACCTTGCCATGGCAATGGCTGTTGCTGCATTCACCCGGGGGGAAATAAACCGAATCGTACTGACACGGCCTGCAGTTGAAGCCGGCGAAACCCTGGGATTTTTACCGGGCGACCTTGCCGAGAAAATCAACCCCTACCTTAGACCCCTTTACGACGCCCTGTATGACATGCTCGCCTTTGACCGGGCACGGGAACTCATCGAACAGGGAACCATCGAGATTGCCCCCCTTGCATTCATGCGGGGCCGAACACTTAACAATTCGTTCATCATCCTTGACGAAGCCCAAAACACCTCATCCGAACAGATGAAAATGTTTCTCACCCGCATCGGTTACAGCTCCAGGGCCGTCATCACAGGTGATATCACCCAGATCGATCTTCCCCGGGGAAAAAAGTCTGGCCTCGTTGAGGCAAAAAATATTCTTCAAGGCATAGAAGGACTTGAGTTTGTATACTTTACAAGGGAAGATGTTGTCAGACACAGGCTGGTTTCTCGTATCATCCAGGCCTATGAACGCTCAACTAAAACCGGTAAAAATCTAAAAAAATGA
- a CDS encoding HD family phosphohydrolase, with translation MTAEKKLRSFNLYINTKKSVLWAVLIVTTIILTLVLYPERRHINFAYRLGDVVDRDIKAPMDFFIEDTAATELNKKETGHSVLTVYDYDPTLIEKISERVNHAFAVPQKFYSTEEQASPVLSTVMAVKEKFEQVLGLTIDKGAFATLHRNGFSLMVPEKIQTILTAILDNGIVANKEILLKEEGKGIVLRTLGSDNEKVLNNLKAFYGPDQAKAMVRIIGDPLLKDIDYNLSNLIVDLCQQLLLPNITMNRSETEARVRLSESKVKPVLYKIKAGEMILREGERVDGIRLVKLKALESQTKEKNSLMAQTGTALIILFVLLVVYILLLQKKKTLERHHNKNIIFLASLLTLFLVIARLAAPFATTVNLELPVSLSDISISMGLPLSAGAMTVCLFLNFEIAIYFALVLALLSAMIFSNSIEVFIFFFLSSITAAFWTKECRQRKRFITAGVKLALFNAGLALTLNIYSAQTDIGIITKEILLAFTGGLLAGIITAGLAPLIEILFDFTTEIKLLELSSLDQPIMRRLMIEAPGTYNHSIIVASLAEAAAAAIGASILKTKVSAFYHDIGKLQQPLYFIENQTDGKNRHDKLSPSMSALILIQHIKKGAEIAKEYKLGMDIVDTICQHHGTSLIRYFYNKSVKLNGEDAVKESDFRYPGPKPQTREAGIVMLADVIEAAMRTLERPTPARIQGRVQELTNAVFSDGQLEECELTLKDLHQIAKSFNKILTGIYHQRIEYTERPPENKQQEKQKEKNGTPENSDPNSDKNPKTVKVPDKPKAQQNLKRLGI, from the coding sequence ATGACAGCTGAAAAGAAACTCCGTTCGTTCAACCTGTACATCAACACCAAAAAATCCGTTTTATGGGCTGTTCTCATTGTAACCACCATCATCCTTACCCTTGTTCTCTATCCTGAAAGACGACATATCAATTTTGCCTACCGCCTGGGAGATGTTGTCGACAGGGACATCAAGGCCCCCATGGATTTTTTCATTGAGGATACAGCGGCAACTGAGCTCAACAAAAAAGAAACCGGCCACTCTGTGCTGACGGTCTATGATTATGACCCCACCCTGATCGAAAAAATTTCAGAGCGGGTCAACCACGCCTTTGCCGTCCCCCAAAAATTTTATTCAACCGAAGAACAGGCATCCCCTGTCCTTTCCACGGTCATGGCCGTGAAGGAAAAATTTGAACAGGTACTGGGATTAACCATTGACAAGGGCGCATTTGCAACGCTCCACCGCAACGGTTTTTCCCTAATGGTCCCGGAAAAAATTCAAACCATCCTCACCGCTATCCTGGACAACGGCATTGTGGCCAACAAGGAAATCCTACTCAAAGAAGAGGGGAAGGGCATTGTCCTGAGAACCCTTGGCTCTGACAATGAAAAGGTATTGAACAACCTCAAGGCATTTTACGGACCGGACCAGGCAAAGGCAATGGTGAGAATCATTGGTGACCCTCTGTTGAAGGATATAGACTACAACCTGTCCAACCTCATTGTTGACCTCTGCCAGCAGCTTCTGCTCCCCAACATCACCATGAACAGGAGTGAAACAGAAGCAAGGGTGCGGTTATCCGAATCAAAGGTGAAACCGGTTCTCTACAAAATCAAGGCTGGTGAAATGATCCTGAGGGAAGGCGAACGGGTGGACGGCATCAGGCTTGTAAAGCTTAAGGCCCTGGAGAGCCAGACCAAGGAAAAAAATTCCCTCATGGCCCAGACAGGTACCGCCCTGATCATCCTCTTTGTCCTGCTTGTGGTCTACATACTACTTCTTCAGAAGAAAAAAACCCTGGAGCGCCACCACAACAAGAACATCATTTTCCTGGCATCCCTTCTGACCCTCTTTCTTGTCATTGCACGTCTTGCAGCCCCCTTTGCCACCACGGTCAACCTGGAGCTTCCTGTCTCACTGTCGGATATCTCCATTTCCATGGGACTTCCACTGTCTGCCGGCGCCATGACCGTATGTCTGTTTCTCAACTTTGAGATTGCCATCTACTTTGCCCTGGTCCTCGCCCTGCTCAGCGCTATGATTTTTTCAAACAGCATTGAGGTCTTTATTTTCTTTTTTCTGAGTTCGATTACTGCTGCATTCTGGACAAAGGAGTGCAGACAGAGAAAGCGGTTCATCACGGCAGGGGTGAAACTGGCCCTTTTTAACGCGGGCCTTGCCCTGACCCTTAACATTTATTCGGCCCAGACAGACATCGGCATCATCACCAAAGAAATCCTGCTTGCATTTACAGGCGGACTCTTGGCCGGAATCATCACAGCAGGCCTTGCCCCTTTAATAGAAATCCTGTTTGACTTTACAACCGAGATCAAACTGCTTGAGCTGTCAAGCCTTGATCAGCCGATCATGAGGCGCCTTATGATCGAAGCCCCCGGCACCTACAACCACAGCATCATCGTGGCAAGTCTTGCCGAAGCTGCAGCAGCAGCCATCGGGGCCAGCATCCTCAAAACCAAGGTGAGCGCCTTTTACCACGACATTGGAAAACTTCAGCAACCCCTCTACTTCATCGAGAACCAGACCGACGGCAAAAACCGCCACGATAAACTTTCACCGTCCATGAGCGCCCTGATCCTCATCCAGCACATTAAAAAGGGGGCGGAGATTGCCAAGGAGTACAAGCTTGGCATGGACATTGTCGACACCATATGCCAGCACCACGGCACCAGCCTGATCCGCTACTTCTACAACAAGAGCGTCAAGCTCAACGGAGAAGATGCTGTAAAGGAGAGCGATTTTCGCTACCCCGGTCCCAAACCCCAGACAAGGGAGGCGGGCATTGTCATGCTGGCCGATGTAATTGAGGCGGCCATGAGAACCCTTGAACGACCGACTCCGGCAAGAATCCAGGGACGTGTCCAGGAATTAACCAATGCAGTCTTTTCAGACGGCCAGCTTGAGGAATGCGAGCTGACCCTGAAGGACCTTCACCAGATCGCCAAGAGTTTCAATAAGATCCTCACGGGCATCTACCACCAACGCATTGAATACACAGAACGTCCCCCGGAAAACAAACAACAGGAAAAACAGAAAGAGAAAAATGGAACCCCAGAAAATTCTGACCCAAATTCAGATAAAAACCCCAAAACTGTCAAAGTCCCAGATAAACCAAAAGCTCAGCAAAATCTTAAACGCCTTGGGATATGA
- the ybeY gene encoding rRNA maturation RNase YbeY, with product MGYDNHELSVVITDDAHIMALNQTYRGKAKPTNVLSFPMLDSEFTSIAPQLLGDLVISVETAMREADEAGITLDERLSQLMIHGVLHLVGFDHEQGEDEAVKMEQRSLELLRFIESNPNLDPF from the coding sequence TTGGGATATGACAACCATGAACTGTCCGTCGTAATCACCGACGATGCCCACATCATGGCGCTGAACCAAACTTACAGGGGCAAGGCAAAACCCACTAATGTGCTCTCATTTCCCATGCTTGACAGCGAATTTACCTCGATTGCACCCCAACTCCTGGGGGATCTTGTTATTTCCGTGGAAACGGCCATGCGTGAGGCAGACGAAGCAGGCATAACCCTCGACGAACGGCTCTCCCAGCTCATGATCCACGGTGTCCTCCACCTTGTGGGATTTGACCACGAACAAGGGGAAGACGAGGCCGTTAAAATGGAACAAAGGAGCCTTGAACTCCTCAGATTCATTGAGTCCAACCCAAACCTTGACCCATTTTAA
- a CDS encoding pyridoxine 5'-phosphate synthase, which produces MAKLAVNVDHVATLRQARGAAYPEPAAAALAAEAAGADAIVVHLREDRRHINERDVRVIKEVIRTRLILEMAATPKMLGIALSLKPHTVTLVPEKREEITTEGGLDLINHHSSIKQTVEALKNAGIMVSIFIDPDLDQIKMAHRIDADMIEIHTGAFCDAVNEHQRQREFTRIVDAAKIGTRLKLSVNAGHGICYNTIKAFQGLDEIDEFSIGHSIVARAVLTGMDRAVRDMLALIRAL; this is translated from the coding sequence ATGGCAAAGCTTGCCGTTAACGTAGACCATGTAGCCACACTGAGACAGGCCCGGGGGGCCGCATACCCGGAACCCGCCGCTGCAGCCCTTGCCGCAGAAGCCGCCGGAGCAGACGCCATTGTCGTTCACCTTCGGGAGGACCGGCGCCACATCAACGAAAGGGATGTCAGAGTCATCAAGGAGGTGATCCGCACAAGGCTCATCCTTGAAATGGCCGCAACACCCAAAATGCTGGGCATCGCACTGTCCCTGAAGCCCCACACCGTAACCCTTGTGCCTGAAAAAAGAGAAGAGATCACAACAGAAGGCGGCCTTGACCTGATCAACCACCACTCATCCATCAAACAGACGGTGGAAGCACTCAAAAACGCAGGCATAATGGTCAGCATATTCATCGATCCTGATCTTGACCAGATCAAAATGGCCCACAGGATAGACGCCGACATGATCGAAATCCACACGGGTGCCTTTTGTGATGCAGTAAACGAACATCAAAGGCAACGAGAATTCACAAGGATCGTGGATGCCGCAAAGATCGGCACCAGGCTCAAACTTTCTGTCAACGCAGGCCACGGCATCTGCTACAACACCATCAAGGCGTTCCAGGGGCTTGATGAAATCGACGAATTCAGCATCGGGCACAGCATCGTGGCACGGGCTGTTCTCACGGGCATGGACCGTGCCGTAAGGGACATGCTGGCCCTTATCCGAGCACTGTGA
- a CDS encoding pseudouridine synthase — MKLETKASAPGTLEILYQDEDLVAVNKPPGLLVHRTALATHETRFALQMVRDQTQGHVFPVHRLDRPTQGVLLFARNRNMATRMSHLFQTGKIQKTYLAVVRGHVKERGTIVHPLKNIKHPQDNKRINHSLKIDDAVTDYACLASVELPFYVDRYPTTRYCLVALIPKTGRRHQLRRHMKHISHPIVGDTVYGKSSHNRFFATHLNCTGLLLAARELCFVHPDTGIFITITAPLDKRFQEVISKFSWDEPTKELPRFRGI, encoded by the coding sequence TTGAAACTTGAAACAAAGGCCAGTGCCCCTGGCACCCTTGAAATCCTCTACCAGGATGAAGATCTTGTTGCTGTAAACAAACCCCCGGGTCTCCTGGTGCACAGAACTGCCCTTGCAACCCACGAAACCCGATTTGCCCTGCAGATGGTGAGGGATCAGACCCAGGGCCATGTTTTTCCGGTGCATCGGCTGGATAGACCCACCCAGGGAGTGCTTCTGTTTGCACGCAATCGAAATATGGCAACCAGAATGTCACACCTTTTCCAGACAGGAAAAATTCAAAAGACATACCTTGCCGTGGTCCGGGGCCATGTTAAAGAGAGGGGAACCATCGTTCACCCCCTTAAAAACATCAAACACCCCCAGGACAACAAAAGAATCAATCATTCCCTGAAGATTGATGATGCCGTCACCGATTACGCCTGCCTTGCCAGTGTGGAACTGCCCTTTTATGTTGACAGATACCCCACCACCCGCTACTGCCTTGTGGCGCTAATTCCCAAAACCGGCCGACGTCACCAGTTGAGGCGCCACATGAAACACATCTCCCACCCCATTGTGGGGGATACCGTGTATGGAAAAAGCAGCCACAACCGATTCTTTGCAACACATCTGAACTGTACAGGACTTTTGCTTGCCGCACGTGAACTTTGCTTTGTCCACCCTGACACTGGAATTTTTATAACCATTACAGCACCCCTTGACAAAAGATTCCAGGAAGTGATCTCAAAATTCTCCTGGGATGAACCAACAAAAGAATTGCCACGATTCAGGGGAATTTAA
- a CDS encoding DsrE family protein codes for MNKRVVLVAFNGESMCFVHVLLNALDMNKKGYEVKVVIEGSATKLIGELGNEDHPFSKPYIEVREKGMIDCVCYACATKMGSVDAAQAQGLPLCREMKGHPSLATYMEQGYEVITF; via the coding sequence ATGAACAAACGTGTGGTACTGGTTGCATTCAACGGTGAGTCAATGTGCTTTGTCCATGTGCTGCTCAATGCACTGGATATGAACAAAAAAGGATATGAGGTAAAGGTGGTGATCGAAGGGAGTGCAACAAAGCTCATTGGGGAGCTTGGCAACGAAGATCATCCCTTTTCCAAGCCCTACATTGAGGTCAGGGAAAAGGGAATGATTGATTGTGTCTGTTATGCCTGCGCCACCAAGATGGGATCAGTTGATGCGGCCCAGGCCCAGGGGCTACCCCTTTGCAGGGAAATGAAGGGCCACCCGAGCCTTGCAACCTATATGGAACAGGGGTACGAGGTTATCACCTTTTAA
- a CDS encoding MBL fold metallo-hydrolase: protein MYFKQIAVEGMGCLSYIIGCPGAGVACVVDPKREVKEYIDLARNNGMKITHIFETHIHADHVSGNMELRSRTGADIYLLEGTPATYKFKPVKDGDSFMMGSVKLDILRTPGHTPHGLSILVTDTLRSQEPWLVLTGDCMFVGDVGRPDLAGEELIDEQVENLYNSLYNRLGNLADSLEVFPAHGEGSLCGKGMSSKPSSTIGFEQHNNPLLNLSRKDFIESFKQSFPERPKSFTHIIETNIKGAPLLERCPMMMDMSPLQVKNHMEQGAVVLDTRDTAAFGGAHIPGSINIGLTKQTANWIGMVIDPNADLILLVDNEASYDDMCTQLHRIGYDNILGYLYGGIKNWQEEGYPLGQLWQLSAERLRQKLDKGSVTHFFDVRTQAERNDGYIAGAEHFALPLLLKQVPDIPRDEEIIVYCGVGYRGNIAASYLQSQGFKHVHSLAGGNKAWRNAGFPVERA, encoded by the coding sequence ATGTATTTTAAACAAATTGCAGTTGAGGGAATGGGGTGTCTTTCTTACATCATCGGTTGTCCCGGTGCCGGGGTTGCCTGTGTGGTGGATCCCAAACGGGAGGTCAAAGAGTATATTGATCTTGCCCGGAATAACGGCATGAAAATCACCCATATCTTTGAAACCCATATCCATGCCGACCATGTGAGCGGTAACATGGAATTACGTTCTCGCACCGGTGCTGACATCTACCTGCTGGAGGGGACCCCGGCCACCTATAAATTTAAACCGGTCAAGGACGGGGATTCGTTCATGATGGGCAGTGTCAAACTTGATATCCTCAGAACCCCTGGTCACACCCCCCATGGGCTTTCAATCCTTGTGACAGATACCCTGCGCAGTCAGGAACCATGGCTGGTGCTCACCGGTGACTGCATGTTTGTGGGGGATGTGGGGCGGCCTGATCTTGCTGGAGAAGAGCTGATCGACGAACAGGTTGAAAATCTTTACAATTCGCTTTACAACCGGCTTGGCAATCTTGCCGACAGCCTTGAGGTCTTTCCAGCCCATGGTGAGGGGTCCCTGTGCGGCAAGGGGATGAGTTCAAAGCCAAGTTCCACCATTGGGTTTGAACAGCACAATAACCCGTTGTTAAATCTTTCCAGAAAAGATTTCATTGAATCTTTTAAACAGAGTTTTCCTGAACGACCCAAGAGCTTTACCCACATCATTGAAACCAACATCAAGGGCGCACCGTTGCTCGAACGCTGTCCCATGATGATGGATATGTCTCCCCTCCAGGTAAAAAACCACATGGAGCAGGGGGCCGTGGTGCTTGACACAAGGGACACGGCTGCCTTTGGCGGGGCACACATTCCAGGCAGTATCAACATCGGTCTGACCAAGCAGACGGCCAACTGGATCGGTATGGTCATTGACCCTAATGCTGATCTGATTCTTTTGGTGGACAATGAAGCGTCCTATGACGATATGTGCACCCAGCTTCACAGGATTGGGTACGACAATATTTTAGGTTACCTCTACGGCGGTATCAAAAACTGGCAGGAGGAGGGGTATCCCCTTGGCCAGCTATGGCAGTTGTCTGCCGAGCGGCTTCGTCAGAAGCTTGACAAGGGCAGCGTGACCCATTTTTTTGACGTCAGGACCCAGGCTGAAAGAAACGACGGTTATATCGCAGGGGCTGAACATTTTGCCCTGCCCCTGCTGCTCAAGCAGGTCCCCGATATTCCCAGGGACGAAGAGATCATTGTCTACTGCGGCGTAGGGTACCGGGGAAATATTGCGGCAAGTTATCTCCAGAGCCAGGGCTTCAAGCATGTTCACTCCCTGGCCGGTGGAAATAAGGCCTGGCGAAATGCCGGGTTTCCCGTGGAAAGGGCTTGA